One Pseudodesulfovibrio cashew DNA window includes the following coding sequences:
- a CDS encoding MotA/TolQ/ExbB proton channel family protein, which translates to MPDLIRAVLDFAEAGGVTMIPLLLCCVGMWYCILRTWLDIFLSPQTDEAHPLALEFTHMRSGRERVDSRLADKLAEAQCFPSRRRLAMAGAMASAAPLLGLFGTVTGMIETFDSVARFGMANPKALSSGISTAMISTQTGLAVAVPGLIAIHFLRGRVFRKRERLERLGATLVRRNAS; encoded by the coding sequence ATGCCTGACCTGATCCGCGCGGTGCTGGACTTCGCCGAAGCCGGAGGCGTAACCATGATCCCGCTGCTGCTCTGCTGCGTCGGCATGTGGTACTGCATCCTGCGGACATGGCTAGACATATTTCTCTCTCCGCAAACCGATGAAGCCCACCCGCTGGCCCTGGAATTCACCCACATGCGTTCGGGCAGGGAGCGAGTTGATTCCCGCCTGGCCGACAAGCTGGCGGAAGCCCAATGCTTCCCCTCCCGCCGCCGTCTGGCCATGGCCGGGGCCATGGCCTCCGCCGCTCCCCTGCTGGGGCTGTTCGGCACGGTCACGGGCATGATCGAGACCTTCGACAGCGTGGCCCGCTTCGGCATGGCCAACCCCAAGGCCCTGTCATCCGGCATCAGCACCGCCATGATTTCCACCCAGACAGGGCTTGCCGTGGCCGTCCCGGGCCTCATTGCCATCCACTTCCTGCGCGGGCGGGTGTTCCGAAAGCGGGAGCGGTTGGAAAGACTTGGGGCGACCCTGGTCAGGAGGAACGCGTCATGA
- a CDS encoding sigma-54 interaction domain-containing protein, whose protein sequence is MPAIDTQLLIDLLSHEEALTLLLDELPAAVALLDADGSVILVNRAYASLTGLERESAMELKCLHALRCDFCVSGCPLMVRDKPMEMCSTNANIISRSREKIFVRLTVSPLKDKEDRVRAVVETLTPLSHHILDETSGSAFGLGELVGRSPQVRKIFSMTPSIAQTDSPVLITGETGTGKDMLAEEIHKESDRNDGPFIKVNCGALPEHLLESEFFGHVKNALPGADHDKPGRLRMAHGGSLFITEIGDLPYSLQTKLLSYMDDHMVHPVGSHKGMRTDVRIMAATQHDLETMVRQKRFRQDLLYRLNVIRLNLPPLRQRGDDIRLLQDHFLKMFRARFGRPVERFSTNAERLLGSYAYPGNVRELRNIIEYAVNFCDGKVIRMRHLPGYMLDGHGLPEGLTAPQPEPPTPVGEDGTRAIPPERWEDVQRKMILDALVKTGGKKQQAAKLLGWGRSTLWRKMKHFGIE, encoded by the coding sequence ATGCCCGCCATCGACACCCAACTCCTGATCGACCTGCTCTCCCACGAGGAGGCCCTTACTCTTCTGCTTGACGAGCTACCCGCCGCCGTGGCCCTTCTGGACGCGGACGGCAGCGTCATCCTGGTCAACAGGGCTTACGCCAGTCTCACAGGACTGGAGCGGGAAAGCGCAATGGAGCTCAAATGCCTGCACGCCCTGCGGTGCGACTTCTGCGTGTCCGGTTGCCCGCTCATGGTCCGGGACAAGCCCATGGAGATGTGTTCCACGAACGCCAACATCATCAGCCGTTCGAGAGAAAAGATTTTCGTACGCCTCACGGTCTCCCCGCTCAAGGACAAGGAGGACCGGGTCCGGGCGGTGGTCGAAACCCTGACGCCGCTCTCCCACCACATCCTTGACGAGACCTCCGGCAGCGCCTTCGGGCTGGGCGAACTGGTTGGCCGGAGCCCCCAGGTGCGCAAGATCTTCTCCATGACCCCGTCCATCGCCCAGACAGACTCACCGGTGCTCATCACCGGTGAAACCGGCACCGGCAAGGACATGCTGGCCGAGGAGATCCACAAGGAATCCGACCGCAACGACGGCCCGTTCATCAAGGTCAACTGCGGCGCCCTGCCCGAGCATCTTCTGGAGTCGGAATTCTTCGGCCACGTCAAGAATGCCCTGCCCGGCGCGGATCACGACAAGCCGGGACGATTGCGCATGGCCCACGGAGGCTCGCTCTTCATCACCGAGATCGGCGACCTGCCCTACTCGCTCCAGACCAAGCTTCTCTCCTACATGGACGACCACATGGTTCACCCGGTGGGCTCGCACAAGGGCATGCGTACCGACGTCCGCATCATGGCCGCCACACAGCATGACCTGGAGACCATGGTCAGGCAAAAACGATTCCGCCAGGACCTCCTCTACCGACTCAACGTCATCCGGCTCAACCTGCCGCCCCTGCGCCAGCGGGGCGACGATATCCGGCTACTCCAGGACCACTTCCTGAAGATGTTCCGGGCCCGCTTCGGCAGGCCGGTGGAACGCTTCTCGACAAATGCGGAACGGCTTCTGGGCTCCTACGCCTATCCCGGCAACGTAAGGGAGCTGCGCAACATCATCGAGTACGCCGTCAACTTCTGCGACGGCAAAGTCATTCGCATGCGCCATCTGCCCGGCTACATGCTGGACGGACACGGCCTGCCCGAAGGACTGACCGCGCCACAGCCGGAACCGCCGACCCCCGTGGGGGAAGACGGCACCAGGGCCATTCCGCCCGAACGCTGGGAGGACGTCCAAAGGAAAATGATCCTCGACGCCCTGGTCAAGACAGGCGGCAAGAAGCAGCAGGCCGCCAAGCTGCTCGGCTGGGGACGTTCCACCCTGTGGCGGAAGATGAAACATTTCGGCATCGAGTAA
- a CDS encoding CBS domain-containing protein, with amino-acid sequence MQVKDLMVPVSEYKSAGVNDSLGEVASVMAGGGHRDVLVVNDKGNLEGVITMTDIFMALEPNYKKLSRKELSTDILASRYVTDLFKEYGLWSVSLSELCEKNATIKAAEVMHVPDEHEFLKEEDDLEQAIHRFIVGMHQPLFVKANGTITGVLRMVDVFNEIEARMTSCAGE; translated from the coding sequence ATGCAGGTAAAAGACCTTATGGTCCCAGTCTCCGAATACAAATCGGCAGGCGTGAACGACTCGCTGGGCGAAGTCGCATCGGTTATGGCCGGTGGCGGCCACCGGGATGTTCTGGTCGTCAACGACAAGGGCAATCTGGAAGGCGTCATCACCATGACCGACATCTTCATGGCCCTGGAACCCAACTACAAGAAGCTCAGCCGAAAGGAACTCAGCACGGACATTCTGGCCAGCCGCTACGTGACTGACCTGTTCAAGGAGTACGGCCTCTGGTCCGTCTCGCTTTCCGAACTCTGCGAAAAGAACGCAACCATCAAGGCCGCAGAGGTCATGCACGTGCCTGACGAACACGAGTTCCTGAAGGAGGAAGACGATCTGGAACAAGCCATCCACCGCTTCATCGTGGGGATGCACCAGCCGCTCTTCGTCAAGGCCAACGGCACCATCACCGGTGTCCTGCGCATGGTCGACGTCTTCAATGAAATCGAGGCGCGGATGACTTCCTGCGCCGGCGAATAA
- a CDS encoding SLC13 family permease has protein sequence MEIAQAANTGFDWKRLVFMLTGVTLFAVVFFSSAWPDAIDPNGQHFALSKEGKGAIAVFLLAGTWWVFEVVPIGITSLMIGILQVMFLIRPAKVAFKDFMDPSVLFIFASIMIGLVFTKTGLTRRLAYKMLDVVGERTSMIYLGVFVVTAALTHIMAHTAVAATIYPLLLAIYALYGEGDKPTKFGKGLFIGMAYVAGAGSVVTLLGAARGAVAIGFFKEIVNVEVGFFELSYYMFPIGWGMTFLLWGFFMIFMKPEKERIPGLREKARELNAKMGPLTRNEIMAAIIVGTVICIMSLRSFVPALNAVDKTAIILCSSVLFFVFKILDLKDLEDIPWNIILLFAGAMSIGFCLWETGAAKWMAVNWLVMFADANWFVFVMSIAFFVMIMTNFIMNVAAIAISLPVALVIAPYLGVAPEVILYSSLAMAGMPFLLLVGAAPNAIAYDSGQFTTGEFFGWGVPASLLLMVFVGVACYILWPLMGMPVTLPAGG, from the coding sequence ATGGAAATAGCACAAGCAGCCAACACCGGCTTCGACTGGAAACGCCTGGTCTTCATGCTGACCGGCGTTACCCTCTTCGCCGTGGTATTTTTCTCGTCGGCCTGGCCCGACGCCATCGACCCCAACGGACAGCATTTCGCCCTGAGCAAGGAAGGCAAGGGCGCCATCGCCGTCTTCCTGCTCGCAGGCACATGGTGGGTCTTCGAGGTCGTACCCATCGGCATCACCTCGCTGATGATCGGCATCCTCCAGGTCATGTTCCTGATCCGTCCGGCCAAGGTGGCCTTCAAGGACTTCATGGACCCGTCCGTACTCTTTATCTTCGCCTCCATCATGATCGGTCTGGTCTTCACCAAGACAGGCCTGACCAGACGGCTGGCCTACAAGATGCTCGACGTCGTGGGCGAGCGGACCTCCATGATCTACCTGGGCGTCTTCGTGGTCACCGCCGCCCTGACGCACATCATGGCCCACACCGCGGTCGCCGCCACCATCTACCCTCTGCTCCTCGCCATCTACGCCCTGTATGGCGAAGGCGACAAGCCCACCAAGTTCGGCAAGGGGCTGTTCATCGGCATGGCCTACGTGGCCGGCGCGGGCTCCGTCGTCACCCTGCTGGGCGCGGCGCGCGGCGCGGTGGCCATCGGCTTCTTCAAGGAAATCGTCAATGTGGAGGTCGGCTTCTTCGAGCTGTCCTACTACATGTTCCCCATCGGCTGGGGCATGACCTTCCTGCTCTGGGGCTTCTTCATGATCTTCATGAAGCCGGAGAAGGAGCGCATCCCCGGACTGCGCGAAAAGGCCCGTGAGCTCAACGCCAAGATGGGTCCGCTGACCCGCAACGAGATCATGGCCGCCATCATCGTCGGTACCGTCATCTGCATCATGTCCCTGCGGTCCTTTGTCCCGGCGCTCAACGCCGTTGACAAGACCGCCATCATCCTCTGTTCGTCGGTCCTCTTCTTCGTCTTCAAGATTCTGGACCTCAAGGACCTGGAAGATATCCCCTGGAACATCATCCTTCTGTTCGCCGGCGCCATGTCCATCGGCTTCTGCCTCTGGGAAACCGGCGCGGCAAAATGGATGGCCGTCAACTGGCTGGTCATGTTCGCAGACGCCAACTGGTTCGTCTTCGTCATGTCCATCGCCTTCTTCGTCATGATCATGACCAACTTCATCATGAACGTGGCGGCAATCGCCATCTCCCTGCCCGTGGCCCTGGTCATCGCGCCCTATCTTGGCGTGGCCCCGGAGGTCATCCTGTACTCCTCCCTGGCCATGGCCGGTATGCCCTTCCTGCTTCTGGTGGGTGCGGCGCCCAACGCCATCGCCTACGACTCAGGCCAGTTCACCACAGGTGAATTCTTCGGCTGGGGCGTACCCGCATCACTCCTGCTGATGGTCTTCGTCGGAGTGGCCTGCTACATACTGTGGCCACTCATGGGCATGCCCGTGACCCTTCCTGCCGGAGGATAA
- a CDS encoding NifB/NifX family molybdenum-iron cluster-binding protein, whose translation MEKILIPLLDNELAPRFDLAADVLVVSLIRETSAMGRVEEMVTVLEDPSAEAMCRLAVKAGVQTVICAGIEKEFFDFLEWKGIRVLDDICGPVDVILEAYLGGRLATGQSYY comes from the coding sequence ATGGAAAAAATACTTATCCCTCTGCTGGACAATGAGCTGGCCCCCCGTTTCGACCTGGCGGCAGATGTGCTCGTGGTATCCCTCATCCGCGAAACAAGCGCCATGGGCCGGGTCGAGGAGATGGTCACGGTTCTGGAAGACCCGTCCGCCGAGGCCATGTGCCGCCTGGCGGTCAAGGCTGGCGTGCAGACTGTTATATGTGCCGGTATTGAGAAGGAATTCTTTGATTTTCTCGAGTGGAAGGGCATCCGGGTCCTGGACGACATCTGCGGCCCGGTGGACGTCATCCTCGAAGCCTACCTGGGGGGTAGACTGGCTACGGGCCAGAGTTACTACTGA
- a CDS encoding energy transducer TonB, producing the protein MTWRTVAALLGAAGITLAVCLIIPMLGTVRHEQPRFEEHAVRVVPLPPETRQRKPEIATAPSGRVDLTAPTVPRTMAVLPAPSLPSDIALPALTGPESLSLTMPSAPAPGLAGPGIGKPGLPAFDKPPQLLTRLDPIYPLAARRSGTEGQVLVRVKVDESGHVIEADVIESEPAGVFDAAALHAIRGWRFSPAEKQGQPVAVIIDIPIRFTLDKP; encoded by the coding sequence ATGACCTGGAGAACGGTGGCCGCTTTGCTGGGCGCGGCGGGCATCACTCTTGCCGTCTGCCTGATTATCCCCATGCTCGGCACGGTCCGCCATGAACAGCCCCGCTTCGAAGAGCATGCTGTCCGGGTCGTCCCTCTCCCGCCGGAGACCAGGCAACGCAAGCCCGAAATCGCCACGGCCCCGTCCGGCAGGGTGGACCTGACCGCTCCCACTGTGCCCAGGACCATGGCCGTCCTGCCCGCGCCCTCGCTCCCGTCCGACATTGCCCTGCCCGCTTTGACCGGCCCTGAATCTCTCTCTCTGACCATGCCCTCGGCCCCGGCTCCGGGGCTGGCCGGACCAGGCATCGGCAAGCCGGGACTGCCCGCCTTTGACAAACCGCCGCAGCTGCTCACCCGGCTCGACCCCATCTACCCACTGGCCGCCAGAAGGAGCGGCACCGAAGGACAGGTGCTGGTCCGCGTCAAGGTGGACGAGAGCGGACATGTGATCGAGGCGGACGTGATCGAATCCGAGCCGGCCGGAGTCTTCGACGCCGCCGCACTGCACGCGATCCGTGGCTGGCGATTCTCTCCGGCCGAAAAGCAGGGCCAACCGGTGGCCGTGATCATCGACATCCCCATCCGCTTCACCCTGGACAAGCCATGA
- a CDS encoding ExbD/TolR family protein → MRSMRRIRQDDPIDINLAPMVDMIFILLIFFIVTASFAKESGVEVQRPVARTAEQAEDSAMIIGVAADGAVSIEGQRVDIRALGPRLERFVAGQPAGAAIVVADRDCPTGITVRVLDACRLAGVRSVSVGARTVDAADGATGGP, encoded by the coding sequence ATGAGATCCATGCGCCGCATCCGGCAGGACGACCCAATCGACATCAACCTCGCGCCCATGGTGGACATGATCTTCATCCTGCTGATCTTTTTCATCGTAACCGCCAGCTTTGCTAAGGAGAGCGGCGTAGAGGTCCAGAGGCCCGTGGCCCGGACCGCCGAGCAGGCCGAAGATTCCGCAATGATCATCGGCGTCGCCGCCGACGGTGCTGTCTCGATTGAAGGGCAACGGGTGGACATCCGCGCTCTGGGCCCGCGCCTGGAAAGGTTCGTGGCCGGGCAGCCAGCCGGAGCCGCCATCGTGGTGGCCGACCGGGACTGCCCCACCGGCATCACTGTCCGCGTGCTGGACGCCTGCCGCTTGGCCGGAGTCCGATCCGTGAGCGTGGGAGCCCGGACCGTGGACGCGGCGGACGGAGCCACGGGAGGCCCGTGA
- a CDS encoding tetratricopeptide repeat protein, with protein MTHTLPSSRLCHGPLLLLLVTMFCCLVLPTNANAGKRNTGEERLSPRQYAAIVDARNFLDKGEPDKAIKTLQPQAKTKRPPRIILSHLGWALIETGDKPGALDVYAVAVKLYPDDPEVRRNLGVLLLELGRYSQAADALEKAYTLQPEDKRDPALLLQAAYALTETKNFKRALGLAERALKAATEPPLPWFNLAVHCCLRLHRQDKALHFARNGTRLHPREEAAWTLYARLLARTGDPLGGAAALETALALRAGDGRERTAALSKETATLYALGHAHAEAARHLDDAPDPGSQLSAADLYRRNGRNREALAALNRFEAASRKDTTDDRAAHLRAAVLGGRILLDMNRTEDGISRLLKAADKAAPNASKTEQRLRGTALLMAGEARWMERKWRDAAAIFTKLATVPGFGSTGTSLAAGMRALLREAAMAHDAPATQPAIPSPSES; from the coding sequence ATGACCCATACCTTGCCTTCATCACGCCTCTGCCATGGCCCGCTCCTGCTCCTGCTCGTGACAATGTTCTGCTGCCTGGTGCTTCCGACCAACGCCAATGCCGGGAAACGCAACACAGGTGAGGAACGCCTCTCGCCCCGCCAGTATGCGGCCATCGTGGACGCCAGAAATTTCCTCGACAAGGGCGAACCGGACAAGGCCATCAAGACCCTCCAACCGCAAGCCAAGACCAAACGCCCGCCCCGCATCATCCTCAGCCACCTGGGCTGGGCCCTGATCGAGACCGGTGACAAGCCCGGCGCGCTGGACGTTTACGCCGTGGCGGTGAAGCTCTATCCGGACGACCCGGAGGTCAGGCGCAACCTTGGCGTCCTGCTTCTGGAACTGGGCCGGTACAGCCAGGCGGCGGACGCCCTGGAGAAAGCGTACACGCTCCAGCCCGAAGACAAGCGCGACCCGGCCCTGCTGCTCCAGGCCGCATACGCCCTGACCGAAACCAAAAACTTCAAGCGGGCCCTCGGCCTGGCCGAACGCGCACTGAAGGCGGCCACCGAGCCGCCCCTGCCCTGGTTCAACCTGGCCGTGCACTGCTGCCTGCGGCTGCACAGGCAGGACAAGGCCCTCCATTTCGCCCGCAACGGAACCCGGCTCCACCCGCGCGAAGAGGCGGCCTGGACCCTCTACGCCCGCCTGCTAGCCAGAACTGGAGACCCCCTCGGCGGAGCGGCGGCCCTGGAGACAGCTCTGGCCCTGCGCGCAGGAGACGGCCGGGAACGCACGGCGGCCCTGTCCAAGGAAACCGCGACCCTCTACGCATTGGGGCATGCTCATGCCGAGGCCGCGAGGCACCTGGACGACGCCCCTGATCCGGGTTCACAACTCAGCGCCGCCGACCTGTACCGGAGGAACGGACGTAACAGGGAGGCCCTGGCCGCCTTGAATCGTTTCGAGGCCGCATCCCGCAAGGACACGACCGACGACCGGGCCGCGCACCTGCGTGCGGCGGTGCTGGGCGGCCGCATCCTGCTGGACATGAACCGGACGGAGGACGGAATTTCCCGCCTGCTGAAGGCTGCGGACAAAGCTGCGCCGAACGCGTCAAAGACAGAGCAGCGACTGCGCGGCACCGCGCTGCTCATGGCCGGTGAAGCGCGCTGGATGGAGCGAAAATGGCGGGATGCCGCCGCGATCTTCACCAAGCTTGCCACGGTGCCGGGCTTCGGCTCAACAGGCACCTCCCTGGCGGCGGGCATGCGCGCCCTGCTGCGGGAAGCGGCCATGGCACATGACGCCCCTGCGACACAACCGGCAATCCCCTCACCTTCAGAGTCATAA